In Leptolyngbya sp. CCY15150, one DNA window encodes the following:
- a CDS encoding replication restart DNA helicase PriA gives MQAIQIIRCPNCGSLAERFHVLGSQTLQVQTQCASCDYLMITCSQTGNVVEAYAPGLPMRS, from the coding sequence ATGCAAGCCATTCAAATCATCCGTTGTCCAAACTGTGGCAGTCTGGCAGAACGCTTCCATGTTTTAGGTAGCCAAACGTTGCAAGTGCAAACCCAATGCGCATCCTGCGATTATCTGATGATTACCTGCTCACAAACGGGCAATGTTGTTGAGGCCTATGCGCCAGGGCTGCCCATGCGTTCTTGA
- a CDS encoding pentapeptide repeat-containing protein produces MTADSDSPLPNDAANVNPSEPGDGSEGSMLLTDTPQEDPPHSPTAHIDTLSTPLVEPRVEAAEPLLTSDLLPSRPVLFAITLSMAVLSLLINSAILGLASAGILLILSITVIGPTLYDVVANVLSAQQRSLLLATASLILALGMLLRFSAWGLGVSRWAATQVNWEAVGALGDAFGALGQILIAVLAVYIAWRQYVISKDLTIQQNTITQQQTIDSYFQGISDLVLDEEGLLEDWPQERAIAEGRTAAILSSVDAGGKAKIVRFLSQSRLLTPLRRDRRLGRAILDGAGGYQEDRGDGVRVIDLGVMLAGANLSGTDLRWTDLSEVNLIRANLSHCDLVKTNVARTILCDANLTGSDLMGARLYYGSAATATPRTRSDRPNYQTGAFTGAVIENANFSQVARLSDEQRYYCCAWGGSKTRATIPGGCNGIPNLLGR; encoded by the coding sequence ATGACGGCTGACTCTGACTCTCCCTTGCCCAATGATGCTGCTAACGTAAACCCCTCTGAACCTGGTGATGGATCAGAGGGGTCAATGCTGTTAACGGATACTCCCCAAGAGGATCCGCCGCATTCCCCTACCGCTCATATAGACACACTCTCCACACCATTAGTTGAGCCTAGGGTAGAAGCGGCAGAGCCTTTGCTGACCAGCGACCTGTTGCCATCCCGCCCAGTCCTCTTTGCCATTACCCTAAGTATGGCTGTCCTCAGCCTGCTGATTAACAGCGCTATTTTAGGGCTGGCCAGCGCAGGTATTCTGTTAATCCTATCCATAACGGTGATCGGGCCAACGCTGTATGACGTGGTGGCTAACGTTTTATCGGCCCAGCAGCGATCGCTCTTGTTGGCAACGGCCAGCCTCATCCTCGCCCTAGGGATGCTGCTGCGGTTTTCAGCATGGGGGCTGGGTGTCTCTCGCTGGGCGGCCACGCAGGTGAACTGGGAAGCGGTGGGTGCCTTGGGAGATGCCTTTGGGGCGTTAGGGCAAATTTTAATTGCGGTGCTGGCGGTCTATATTGCTTGGCGGCAATATGTGATTTCTAAAGATTTGACGATTCAGCAAAATACCATTACCCAGCAGCAGACGATTGATTCCTACTTTCAGGGCATTTCTGATCTTGTGCTGGATGAAGAGGGGCTGCTGGAAGATTGGCCTCAGGAACGGGCGATCGCTGAAGGACGCACTGCCGCCATCCTGAGCAGTGTTGACGCTGGCGGCAAGGCCAAAATTGTTCGTTTTCTGTCCCAATCACGATTATTGACACCGCTGAGGCGCGATCGCCGCCTAGGACGCGCCATTCTCGATGGAGCTGGCGGTTATCAAGAGGATCGAGGTGACGGTGTACGGGTGATTGATCTAGGCGTTATGCTGGCTGGAGCCAATCTATCTGGCACGGATCTCCGATGGACTGACTTGAGCGAAGTCAACCTCATTCGCGCCAATCTCAGTCACTGTGATCTTGTCAAGACTAACGTTGCCCGTACGATTCTCTGCGATGCCAACCTCACGGGCTCAGATCTCATGGGTGCCCGTCTCTACTATGGCTCTGCAGCAACAGCCACCCCCCGCACCCGCAGCGATCGCCCCAACTATCAAACCGGAGCCTTCACCGGAGCCGTGATCGAAAATGCTAACTTCAGCCAAGTCGCTCGCCTATCCGACGAACAACGCTACTACTGCTGTGCTTGGGGCGGTAGCAAAACCCGTGCAACCATACCGGGTGGATGTAACGGTATCCCCAACCTGCTGGGGCGTT